The Diabrotica virgifera virgifera chromosome 10, PGI_DIABVI_V3a genome has a window encoding:
- the LOC126893399 gene encoding uncharacterized protein LOC126893399, with product METKQNRNSLIMKLTKKNVEIHNIDKPMWAIQKFLKESEDHLSLKECIQDVNKADAEQQAILESCVVSSLNTTENRTMGETSEKTYTELSTLQDNEYNVNQYDLFPSSVSQTSNHNEKDVITASKCETNLIEIEDNQMVECQVTNPSTSSIPAVTQPSNHDCSRSSSSSSVLSSSSVSSHFSSSEPFGSGKSDIDPEYDVSADVASDSSDSGDENDTAKLVVNRKEDQTVLLEKQKEDDSTKQRGRKRTFNEANWKKNVTRRLRNSGKSYTSVKIAKLADGTKIKTQITRDAKKVLQPCTEKCRLKCKEKIMEEQRLVIFNEYWNLADLQRQRDFIASSLSPVAKSKYSIAKRSLNNAYYFHVLERKHRVCKTFFMSTLGITSRTIRTVSEKQKQKQTHGIIANEARGKHKKHKTRDHDILQAIMVHIQSIPRVESHYCRARTQKEYIEGTRTIAELYRDYKELCENKKVQCATYRTYYDVFTKQFNIDFYFPKKDQCDLCLEFRNASEQAKELIRHRYETHLQEKDLSRIERENDKKTGKYIVTFDLQATLPCPTGNASSFYYISKLNTYNLTFASFPDKDVSCYVWHEGEAKRGANEIGSCIWHFLNEINQKGINDSKMIDIIFYTDNCTGQNKNRFLFGLYSFAVHTLSNINVITHKYLIRGHTQNDADNVHSVIERQITRYKKAAAIYVPEQYITLIRQAKKTGQPYKVHEFSHDDFLDIKDLTASMGMKEIYKTSNGENVKISDIKVFEVRKDTPANFFCKISYAEDNFLNINMLCRRSNWNLQNLHFKKLYNRKLEISDKKKQGIISLMEKNIIPSFYHTFYLNL from the exons ATGGAAACTAAGCAAAACAGAAATTCACTGATAATGAAGCTTACAAAGAAAAATGTAGAAATTCATAACATTGATAAGCCAATGTGGgcaattcaaaaatttttaaaggaatcaGAAGATCACCTtagtttaaaag aatgtATCCAAGATGTTAATAAAGCTGATGCAGAACAACAAGCTATCTTGGAATCATGTGTAGTATCATCTTTAAATACAACAGAGAACAGAACCATGGGAGAAACATCAGAAAAAACTTATACCGAATTATCCACATTACAAG ATAATGAATATAACGTAAATCAGTACGATTTATTTCCGTCTAGTGTATCTCAGACATCGAACCATAATGAGAAAGATGTAATAACCGCTTCAAAATGTGAAACAAATCTCATCGAAATAGAAGACAATCAGATGGTTGAATGTCAag TTACAAATCCTTCAACGTCCAGTATACCTGCTGTTACCCAGCCGTCAAATCATGATTGTTCCCGTTCTTCGAGTTCATCCAGTGTTTTAAGTTCATCCAGTGTTAGCAGCCACTTCAGTAGTTCTGAACCATTTGGCTCAGGAAAATCAGATATTGATCCAGAATATGATGTAAGCGCAGACGTCGCGTCAGATTCTTCCGATTCGGGTGATGAAAACGACACAGCAAAACTGGTGGTTAATAGGAAAGAAGATCAAACAGTATTACTCGAGAAACAAAAAGAGGATGATTCAACAAAACAAAGAGGAAGAAAGAGAACATTTAATGAGGCCAACTGGAAAAAAAATGTGACTCGACGCTTAAGAAACAGTGGAAAAAGTTACACATCAGTAAAAATTGCCAAACTGGCAGATGgaactaaaataaaaacacaaataactAGAGATGCAAAAAAAGTGTTACAACCTTGTACTGAAAAATGTAGGCTAAAATGTAAGGAAAAAATCATGGAAGAACAACGACTAGTAATTTTTAACGAATATTGGAACCTAGCAGATCTACAAAGGCAAAGGGATTTTATTGCATCATCATTGAGTCCCGTAGCAAAATCAAAGTACAGTATTGCTAAACGCAGTCTAAATAATGCGTATTATTTTCATGTACTTGAAAGGAAACACCGtgtttgtaaaactttttttatgTCTACCTTAGGAATCACTTCAAGGACTATAAGAACAGTATCTGAAAAACAAAAGCAAAAACAAACTCACGGTATTATTGCAAACGAAGCAAGAGGAAAACACAAAAAACACAAAACTAGGGACCATGATATTTTGCAAGCAATAATGGTTCACATTCAATCAATACCCCGGGTTGAGAGCCACTACTGCCGTGCACGGACCCAAAAAGAATATATAGAGGGAACGAGGACAATAGCCGAATTGTACAGGGATTATAAAGaattatgtgaaaataaaaaagtacaaTGTGCTACATACCGTACATACTACGATGTATTTACAAAGCAGTTTAATATAGAtttttattttccaaaaaaaGATCAATGTGATCTATGCCTAGAGTTTCGAAACGCTTCTGAACAAGCTAAAGAGTTGATAAGACACAGGTATGAGACCCACTTGCAGGAAAAAGATCTTTCAAGAATAGAAAGGGAAAACGATAAAAAAACTGGAAAGTACATAGTAACTTTTGATTTGCAAGCTACCTTACCATGTCCCACTGGCAATGCATCCTCCTTCTACTATATTTCGAAACTGAATACGTATAATTTAACTTTTGCCAGTTTCCCTGACAAAGACGTGTCGTGTTACGTTTGGCACGAGGGGGAAGCTAAAAGAGGTGCAAATGAGATTGGATCTTGTATATggcattttttaaatgaaataaatcaaaaaggtATCAACGACTCAAAAATGATAGATATTATTTTCTATACTGATAATTGCACAGGGCAGAACAAAAACAGATTTCTTTTCGGTCTATATTCATTTGCTGTACACACATTGAGCAACATAAACGTTATCACACATAAATATTTAATAAGAGGCCACACTCAAAATGATGCTGATAACGTTCATTCGGTAATAGAGCGACAAATAACACGATACAAAAAGGCTGCAGCTATTTATGTACCAGAACAGTACATTACACTTATCCGACAAGCGAAAAAAACAGGCCAACCTTACAAGGTTCACGAGTTTAGCCATGATGATTTTCTGGACATTAAAGATTTAACAGCTAGCATGGGCATGAAAGAAATTTATAAGACTTCAAATGGGGAAAACGTAAAAATCTCTGATATTAAGGTATTTGAGGTCAGAAAAGACACACCTGCCAATTTCTTTTGTAAAATATCCTACGCAGAAGATAATTTTTTGAACATTAATATGCTTTGTAGAAGATCAAATTGGAATTTGCAGAATttacactttaaaaaattatacaatAGGAAACTTGAAATATCTGATAAAAAGAAGCAGGGAATTATATcactaatggaaaaaaatataatcCCAAGTTTCTACCACACTTTCTATTTAAACCTTTAA